Proteins co-encoded in one uncultured Draconibacterium sp. genomic window:
- a CDS encoding glycosyltransferase family 2 protein, which produces MKKLSLVICVWNEEPNIKPLTEQIKAALEGIDYEAIFVDDGSTDKTREEIRKINDDRFLLVELKRNYGQSSALQAGIDQAEGDFVALIDGDLQNDPADIPMMLKMIEEEEWDMVAGVRANRKDGMFLRKVPSKIANYLIRRATGIYMKDLGCTLKLFTNDTIKSIHIYGELHRYIPALVTLEGATKITQVDVNHRPREFGSSKYNLSRTTRVMSDLVLMVFFKKYLQRPMHFFGQIGIFTLAIGVLINIYLLILKVMGNDIWGKPLLLLGILLVLGGIQFITTGIIAELQMRTYFESQQKKPYRVKRVTPAKENI; this is translated from the coding sequence ATGAAAAAGCTTTCACTCGTAATTTGTGTTTGGAATGAAGAGCCAAACATTAAACCATTGACAGAACAAATTAAAGCAGCTTTAGAAGGAATTGACTATGAAGCGATTTTTGTTGATGATGGATCGACCGATAAAACACGCGAAGAAATCCGTAAAATAAACGACGATCGCTTTTTGTTGGTAGAGTTAAAAAGGAATTATGGGCAAAGTTCGGCATTGCAAGCCGGAATAGATCAGGCTGAAGGCGATTTTGTAGCCTTAATCGATGGCGATTTGCAAAACGATCCGGCAGATATCCCCATGATGCTGAAAATGATCGAAGAAGAGGAATGGGATATGGTTGCAGGTGTACGTGCCAACCGAAAAGATGGAATGTTCTTGCGTAAAGTGCCTTCAAAAATTGCCAATTATTTGATACGTCGTGCTACCGGAATTTATATGAAAGACCTTGGGTGCACCTTAAAATTATTTACTAACGATACTATAAAAAGCATCCATATTTATGGTGAACTTCACCGCTATATTCCTGCGCTGGTAACCCTCGAAGGTGCCACAAAAATTACGCAAGTAGATGTGAACCACCGTCCGCGCGAGTTTGGAAGTTCAAAATATAATCTTAGCCGTACAACTCGTGTAATGAGCGATCTTGTACTCATGGTCTTCTTTAAAAAGTACCTTCAACGCCCGATGCACTTCTTCGGTCAAATTGGTATTTTCACTCTCGCAATAGGAGTGCTTATAAACATTTATCTGCTCATACTTAAAGTTATGGGAAATGATATTTGGGGTAAACCATTATTATTACTTGGTATTTTGTTGGTATTGGGAGGTATTCAGTTTATTACAACGGGTATTATTGCCGAGTTGCAGATGCGTACTTATTTCGAATCGCAACAGAAAAAGCCTTACAGGGTGAAACGTGTAACACCTGCTAAAGAAAATATTTAA
- a CDS encoding replication-associated recombination protein A, whose amino-acid sequence MNQPLAERLRPKTLDDYIGQEHLVGKGAVLRKMIDSGKITSLILWGPPGVGKTTLARIIANTLERPFFTLSAINSGVKDIREVIEKAKKQSFFSRPNPILFIDEIHRFSKSQQDSLLGAVEDGTITLVGATTENPSFEVISPLLSRCQVYVLEHLDKAALLKIIKQATKKDTVLKEKKITLREDSAILRYSGGDARKLLNVLELVTLGEDSDNIVITDKKVTDKLQKNLSIYDKKGEMHYDVISAFIKSIRGSDPDAAVYWLARMLEGGEDIKFIARRLLILAAEDVGLANPNALLLAQSTFDAVHKIGPPESRIILSECTIYLATSPKSNSAYEAIDNAIALVKQTGDLPVPLHMRNAPTKLMKEIGYGKNYKYAHSYDGNFVEQDFLPKEIKNNRIYQPQNNAAEVKILERLKKWWGNRF is encoded by the coding sequence GTGAATCAACCATTAGCAGAACGCTTACGACCAAAAACATTAGACGACTACATTGGGCAGGAACACCTGGTTGGAAAAGGTGCTGTTTTACGCAAAATGATTGATTCGGGAAAAATTACCTCTTTAATCTTATGGGGACCTCCGGGCGTGGGGAAAACAACACTGGCCCGCATTATTGCCAACACTCTGGAACGGCCGTTTTTTACACTTAGCGCCATTAACTCGGGTGTTAAAGACATTCGGGAAGTTATTGAGAAAGCCAAAAAGCAATCCTTCTTTAGTCGCCCTAATCCGATATTATTTATCGACGAAATACACCGTTTTAGCAAATCGCAGCAAGATTCGCTGTTGGGTGCTGTTGAAGACGGGACCATTACCTTAGTCGGTGCAACAACCGAAAATCCTTCGTTCGAGGTAATCTCTCCCCTACTCTCGCGCTGCCAGGTGTATGTTCTGGAGCATCTCGATAAAGCTGCTTTACTAAAGATTATTAAACAGGCCACAAAAAAAGATACCGTACTTAAGGAGAAAAAGATAACACTGCGCGAAGATTCGGCCATTCTGCGTTACTCGGGTGGCGATGCCCGAAAATTACTAAATGTACTGGAGCTGGTTACACTTGGCGAAGACAGCGACAACATTGTTATTACCGATAAAAAAGTAACCGACAAGCTGCAAAAGAACCTTTCGATATACGATAAGAAAGGCGAAATGCACTACGATGTTATTTCAGCATTTATAAAGAGTATTCGTGGTAGCGATCCGGATGCCGCGGTGTACTGGCTGGCACGCATGTTGGAAGGTGGCGAAGACATTAAATTTATTGCCCGCCGTTTGCTGATACTGGCCGCCGAAGATGTTGGACTGGCCAATCCGAATGCATTATTACTGGCACAAAGCACATTCGACGCAGTTCATAAAATCGGCCCACCCGAATCGCGCATTATTTTATCGGAATGTACCATTTACCTGGCTACCTCGCCAAAAAGTAATTCGGCCTACGAAGCTATTGATAATGCGATTGCGCTGGTAAAACAAACCGGCGATCTTCCGGTACCGCTACACATGCGCAATGCACCAACCAAGCTAATGAAAGAAATTGGCTACGGCAAAAACTATAAATACGCACACTCTTACGACGGCAATTTTGTGGAGCAGGATTTCCTACCAAAAGAGATTAAAAACAACCGCATTTACCAGCCACAAAATAATGCTGCTGAAGTAAAAATCCTGGAGCGTTTGAAGAAATGGTGGGGAAACCGGTTTTAG
- a CDS encoding response regulator transcription factor, producing the protein MKIKVIVADDHQLFREGIINLLHSADNIEVIAQAENGQDAIDKVEAFKPDVLLVDIAMNKINGIEATRILKEKMPEVRIIAVSMHSDKQYVKGMLEAGADGYLLKNCTYRQLTDAVYSVHDGKKFLSEDITEIVINGYLNSSADDNDSYSQLSDREKEIFLLFAEGKSTREIGDQLFISVKTVGTHKQNILEKLDLKTNSDLVKYALKKGLIHLD; encoded by the coding sequence ATGAAAATAAAGGTTATAGTTGCTGACGATCACCAACTTTTTAGGGAAGGTATAATAAACCTTTTACACTCGGCCGACAATATTGAAGTAATTGCCCAGGCCGAAAACGGACAAGATGCAATAGACAAAGTGGAAGCATTTAAACCCGATGTGCTTTTGGTTGATATTGCTATGAATAAAATAAACGGCATTGAAGCGACCCGGATTTTAAAAGAAAAAATGCCGGAAGTAAGAATCATTGCCGTATCGATGCACTCCGACAAACAATATGTTAAAGGAATGCTGGAAGCCGGTGCGGATGGTTACCTCTTAAAGAACTGCACCTACCGGCAACTTACCGATGCCGTATATTCAGTACACGACGGTAAAAAATTCCTGAGTGAAGACATTACCGAAATTGTTATTAACGGATACCTTAATTCGAGTGCCGATGATAACGATTCATACTCGCAATTATCCGACCGCGAAAAAGAAATTTTCCTGCTTTTTGCCGAAGGAAAATCGACACGCGAAATTGGCGACCAACTTTTTATCAGTGTAAAAACGGTTGGTACACACAAACAAAATATTCTTGAAAAGCTCGATTTAAAAACCAACTCCGACCTTGTAAAATATGCCTTAAAAAAGGGATTGATCCATCTCGATTAA
- a CDS encoding tetratricopeptide repeat protein produces the protein MKKLTILFALLLSMSFLAEAQLNINHFIRVGRTRISIGNYTGAIEYFNIVIEFKPYLAEAYLYRGIAKHSLEDYRGAIADYDKAIEIKPYYPQAYNNRGMAYHNLRLYKRAIKDYDRALEFDPNDESIYNNRGIAKLALKNIEGAIQDFNQALELNPKSTDALLRRSNAKIVSGDYQGAIQDLNQIIIIRPHFADAYLNRGLARLEQEDFASALRDFDQSIRFDQKNARAFNNRGIVKQKLEDYESAIMDYDMAIQLNPEMASAYFNRAMAREILNRPGYEQDYQIAARLNPQFDLSQRRIDAEQLAQQQKKQQNSSSSQNNNQHNSQTNQQALAQNNQQQSPQQNNANVDDQKSDEEKRKEEMEAERRRRRMRMDLVIEDTRDIPEEVEEVDDGRIQNKNIVIDLQPMFLITAFEKNAVDYERFQYYNVVIDDLNAENNYNPLLSISNKSVTTYQSVFENFILFFNEKIAVQKNAHNYLNRGIFYSLTGDYNNAFADLDKAIELDEKTSLAYFTRANTRYKLKEQVELLAGNSSPNSLTLNEGKIKDNSNEKPSTVEYQDILDDYAATLFLDPDFFFGYYNRAFIKLRLGEYRSAVEDLNRAIDLEPEFAEAYFNRGLTKIYLDDIEGGALDLSRAGELGIDGAYNIIKRYCN, from the coding sequence ATGAAGAAACTTACTATACTTTTTGCTCTCTTGTTGTCGATGAGTTTTCTGGCCGAAGCGCAATTGAACATCAACCACTTTATAAGGGTTGGAAGAACCCGCATATCAATTGGCAACTACACGGGGGCAATCGAATATTTCAATATTGTTATTGAATTTAAGCCTTATCTGGCAGAAGCTTATTTGTATCGCGGAATTGCCAAACATTCCTTGGAAGATTATCGCGGAGCCATAGCCGATTACGACAAAGCAATTGAAATAAAACCTTATTACCCGCAGGCATACAACAACCGCGGAATGGCCTACCACAACCTCAGGCTGTACAAACGTGCCATTAAAGATTACGACAGAGCACTTGAATTCGATCCGAACGATGAATCGATATACAACAACCGGGGAATTGCCAAACTTGCCTTAAAAAATATCGAAGGAGCTATTCAAGATTTTAATCAGGCACTGGAGTTAAATCCTAAATCAACTGATGCACTGCTGCGTAGAAGTAACGCAAAAATTGTCAGCGGCGACTACCAAGGGGCTATTCAAGATTTGAACCAAATAATTATTATCCGACCGCATTTTGCCGACGCTTATTTAAACCGAGGGCTAGCCCGGTTAGAGCAGGAAGATTTTGCGTCAGCACTTCGAGATTTCGATCAGAGCATTAGATTTGACCAAAAAAATGCTCGGGCATTTAACAACCGTGGAATCGTAAAGCAGAAACTGGAAGATTACGAAAGCGCCATTATGGATTACGATATGGCCATACAACTGAATCCGGAAATGGCCAGTGCCTATTTCAACCGCGCCATGGCCCGCGAAATATTAAATCGCCCCGGTTATGAGCAGGACTATCAGATTGCAGCCCGCCTAAATCCGCAGTTCGATTTAAGTCAGCGGCGAATTGATGCCGAGCAACTGGCACAGCAACAAAAAAAACAGCAAAACTCATCATCGTCGCAAAATAATAATCAGCATAATTCGCAAACGAACCAACAGGCGCTGGCACAAAACAATCAGCAACAATCGCCGCAGCAAAACAATGCTAACGTCGACGATCAGAAATCGGATGAAGAAAAACGCAAGGAAGAAATGGAAGCTGAAAGACGCCGGCGACGAATGCGTATGGATTTGGTGATTGAAGACACCCGCGACATTCCGGAGGAAGTGGAGGAAGTTGACGATGGCCGTATTCAGAATAAAAATATTGTTATCGATCTGCAACCGATGTTCCTGATAACTGCTTTCGAGAAAAACGCTGTGGATTATGAGCGTTTCCAGTATTACAACGTGGTAATTGATGATTTAAATGCAGAGAATAATTACAATCCGTTGCTCTCCATCTCGAATAAATCGGTAACCACTTACCAATCGGTTTTCGAGAACTTTATTTTATTTTTTAATGAAAAGATTGCGGTGCAGAAAAATGCACATAACTATTTAAACCGTGGTATTTTTTATAGTCTTACCGGCGATTACAACAATGCTTTTGCCGATCTGGATAAAGCCATTGAGTTGGATGAAAAAACTTCGCTGGCCTATTTCACACGGGCCAATACACGTTACAAACTGAAAGAACAGGTAGAACTTTTAGCAGGAAACAGTTCTCCCAATTCGCTTACTCTTAACGAAGGAAAGATAAAAGATAACAGCAACGAAAAACCTTCAACAGTAGAGTATCAGGACATTCTTGATGATTACGCAGCAACACTGTTTCTCGATCCCGATTTCTTTTTTGGCTATTACAACCGGGCGTTTATAAAACTGCGCCTGGGCGAATACCGAAGTGCGGTGGAGGATTTAAATCGAGCAATCGATCTGGAGCCGGAATTTGCAGAAGCTTATTTTAACCGCGGACTTACAAAAATTTATCTCGACGATATTGAAGGCGGAGCACTGGATTTAAGCCGCGCTGGGGAGCTGGGAATCGACGGAGCATACAACATTATTAAACGGTATTGTAACTAA
- a CDS encoding DUF1080 domain-containing protein: MRKSIFYSFAMLAALLIANPAFSKKANKLSSQEKKEGWVLLFNGKNFDGWCQYNGTAMPANWKIEDDAMKVFTGEGKEPGQGANGDIIFKDEKYKDFEFSIDWKAGKMANSGIFYYVRELPGKPIYYAAPEIQVLDNKDATDNKIDSHLAGSLYDMIAADPSTVNPAGEWNTCVIKVKDGQVTVSMNGTEVVSYSHWTDEWDQLVENSKFKDFEGFQEGISKEGFIGLQDHGYTVWFRNIKIRKL; this comes from the coding sequence ATGAGAAAAAGTATTTTCTACAGTTTCGCAATGTTGGCAGCTTTGTTGATTGCCAATCCTGCGTTTTCGAAAAAAGCTAACAAACTGTCGTCGCAAGAGAAAAAAGAAGGCTGGGTTCTGCTGTTTAACGGCAAAAATTTTGACGGCTGGTGTCAATACAACGGAACGGCCATGCCCGCCAACTGGAAGATAGAAGACGATGCTATGAAAGTTTTTACCGGAGAAGGTAAAGAACCGGGACAGGGAGCCAATGGCGATATTATTTTCAAGGATGAGAAGTATAAGGATTTTGAATTCTCGATTGACTGGAAAGCAGGAAAAATGGCCAACTCCGGAATTTTCTATTATGTAAGAGAATTGCCCGGAAAACCGATTTATTATGCAGCACCGGAAATTCAGGTGCTCGACAATAAAGACGCTACCGACAATAAAATAGACAGTCACCTGGCCGGTTCGTTGTACGACATGATTGCAGCAGATCCTTCAACCGTTAATCCGGCAGGCGAATGGAATACCTGCGTAATAAAAGTTAAAGACGGGCAAGTTACCGTATCAATGAACGGTACTGAAGTTGTTTCGTACAGCCACTGGACCGACGAGTGGGATCAATTGGTGGAAAACAGCAAATTCAAAGACTTTGAAGGTTTCCAGGAAGGAATCTCAAAAGAAGGTTTTATCGGGTTGCAGGACCACGGTTATACCGTTTGGTTCCGAAACATTAAAATCAGAAAATTGTAA
- a CDS encoding C1 family peptidase — MKLRFIFTVLITVFTLSVFAENDKKEKEEGYVFEDEISLAATPVKDQYRSGTCWSFSGLSFLESEMMRQGKPEVDLSEMFVVWHTYSDKAKKHVRLHGNLNFSAGGAFHDVTNMVAKYGIVPESVYNGLNYGEEKHVHGEMDNVLKDHVDAVVKNGNRKLSTVWHEAIDGTLNSYLGELPQKFEYEGKQYTPQSFASDYVGLNMDDYVEITSYTHHPFYDKFILEVPDNWSWDEVYNVPLEDLENIIDYSLNNGFTVAWAADVSEKGFASSNKGVAVLPAAPEENMDDAEIAKWEALPQKDKDKELYKLDNPVPELVVTQEMRQRAFDDYETTDDHGMHIIGTAKDQEGHTFYKVKNSWGDYNKYNGYFYASKPYVNYKTMCIMVHKDGIPQSIREKLKL; from the coding sequence ATGAAGTTGCGTTTTATTTTTACCGTATTGATTACGGTATTTACACTAAGTGTATTTGCGGAGAATGATAAAAAGGAGAAGGAAGAAGGTTATGTTTTTGAAGACGAAATTTCATTAGCGGCCACGCCTGTAAAAGACCAATACCGTTCGGGTACATGTTGGTCATTTTCGGGGCTTTCATTTCTCGAGTCGGAAATGATGCGTCAGGGAAAACCAGAGGTTGATCTTTCAGAAATGTTTGTGGTTTGGCATACTTACTCAGATAAAGCCAAAAAGCATGTACGTCTGCATGGTAATCTGAATTTTTCGGCAGGTGGTGCTTTCCACGATGTTACCAATATGGTTGCGAAGTACGGAATTGTTCCTGAGTCGGTTTATAATGGGTTAAACTATGGCGAAGAAAAACATGTGCATGGCGAAATGGATAATGTGTTGAAAGACCATGTTGACGCTGTGGTGAAAAACGGTAACCGAAAACTGAGCACTGTATGGCACGAAGCCATTGATGGTACATTAAACTCGTATTTGGGCGAGTTGCCACAAAAGTTTGAGTACGAAGGAAAACAATATACACCACAAAGTTTTGCCAGCGATTATGTTGGACTAAACATGGATGACTACGTAGAAATCACTTCGTATACACACCACCCGTTCTATGATAAATTTATTCTGGAAGTTCCTGATAACTGGTCGTGGGATGAGGTGTACAATGTTCCGCTTGAAGATTTGGAAAACATTATTGATTATTCGTTGAATAATGGATTTACTGTTGCCTGGGCAGCCGATGTAAGCGAAAAAGGATTTGCCTCCAGTAACAAAGGTGTGGCTGTTTTGCCAGCCGCTCCGGAAGAAAACATGGACGACGCCGAAATTGCAAAATGGGAGGCTTTGCCACAAAAAGACAAAGACAAAGAATTGTATAAACTGGACAACCCGGTACCAGAATTGGTAGTTACTCAGGAAATGCGTCAAAGAGCATTTGATGATTACGAAACTACCGATGACCACGGAATGCATATTATTGGTACTGCAAAAGATCAGGAAGGACATACTTTCTACAAAGTGAAAAACTCGTGGGGCGATTACAATAAATACAATGGTTATTTCTATGCCTCGAAACCATACGTGAATTACAAAACGATGTGCATTATGGTGCACAAAGACGGCATACCCCAAAGTATAAGAGAGAAACTTAAACTTTAA
- a CDS encoding TonB-dependent receptor plug domain-containing protein encodes MKTRISLALLALFCLATMNSIAQERLVQGIVTTFDSITIVGAEVMVKSSREIIKTDSLGQFKVKVDGKDKLRISAKGFINQKVKLDEKTKLVAVNLKLKAGEKAREYAVGYGYVKDGDRLNALAQMTNDDVDFSQYSNMYDLMRGRFAGVQIQSNGDIIIRGQNSINLSSAALIIVDGVQVDKSVLGTLVPSQVKSVNIIKDGSAAIYGARGANGVVLIDTKKGMDD; translated from the coding sequence ATGAAAACCCGAATTTCTCTAGCCCTTTTAGCGCTATTCTGTTTAGCTACAATGAATAGTATTGCTCAGGAACGTTTAGTACAAGGTATAGTAACCACTTTCGACAGTATTACTATTGTTGGTGCCGAAGTAATGGTGAAAAGCTCTAGGGAGATTATAAAAACTGATTCACTGGGGCAATTCAAAGTTAAAGTTGATGGTAAGGATAAATTGAGGATATCAGCAAAAGGTTTCATCAATCAGAAAGTTAAACTGGATGAAAAAACAAAGCTGGTTGCTGTTAATTTAAAACTTAAAGCAGGAGAGAAAGCCAGGGAATATGCTGTAGGATATGGCTATGTAAAAGATGGTGATCGACTGAATGCTCTGGCCCAAATGACAAATGATGATGTTGATTTTTCGCAGTATTCCAATATGTATGATCTGATGCGCGGTCGTTTTGCTGGTGTGCAGATTCAAAGTAACGGAGATATAATAATCCGGGGGCAAAATTCTATAAACCTAAGTAGTGCTGCTCTTATAATAGTAGATGGGGTGCAGGTTGATAAAAGCGTTCTGGGTACGCTGGTGCCTTCGCAGGTAAAAAGTGTTAATATAATTAAAGATGGTAGCGCGGCAATTTATGGTGCGCGAGGGGCAAATGGAGTGGTTCTCATTGATACCAAAAAAGGTATGGATGATTAA
- a CDS encoding DUF2007 domain-containing protein, with protein sequence MSKAVTVATFTSNFDMKYMLFKEMLDEAGIDFMLVNEITSTIDGTFSGSPSNIGIEIRVMEEKFEEALEIFNSIK encoded by the coding sequence ATGAGTAAAGCCGTAACTGTTGCTACATTCACAAGCAATTTCGACATGAAGTACATGTTGTTTAAGGAAATGCTTGACGAAGCCGGCATTGATTTTATGCTGGTAAACGAGATAACAAGTACTATTGATGGTACTTTTAGTGGAAGCCCTTCCAACATTGGTATTGAAATTCGGGTGATGGAAGAAAAATTTGAAGAGGCTCTGGAGATTTTTAACTCAATAAAATAA
- a CDS encoding DNA-3-methyladenine glycosylase I, translated as MCKRCDWATKNELMIKYHDEEWGVPFHDDDKLFEFFVLEGFQAGLSWQIVLNKRENFRKAFDYFNPQKVAQYSENKIQELIQDKSIIRNQQKIRACVNNAQRFLEVQKEFGSFDRYIWRFVDYKPILNNYKTLGELPAKTELSDEISKDLKVRGFKFVGSTVIYSHMQATGMVNDHLVDCFRYQEV; from the coding sequence ATGTGTAAACGCTGCGATTGGGCAACAAAAAACGAGCTGATGATCAAATATCATGATGAAGAATGGGGAGTACCGTTTCATGACGACGATAAATTGTTCGAATTCTTTGTGCTGGAGGGATTTCAGGCCGGTTTAAGTTGGCAGATTGTACTGAATAAACGTGAGAATTTTCGAAAGGCATTCGATTATTTCAATCCGCAAAAAGTGGCACAGTATTCCGAAAATAAAATTCAGGAGCTTATTCAGGATAAGTCAATTATCCGCAATCAGCAGAAGATAAGAGCTTGTGTAAATAATGCCCAACGTTTTCTTGAGGTGCAAAAGGAGTTTGGCTCTTTTGATCGCTATATCTGGAGGTTTGTGGATTATAAGCCAATTCTAAATAATTATAAAACGCTTGGAGAATTGCCAGCCAAAACCGAATTGTCGGATGAAATTTCGAAAGACCTGAAAGTACGCGGATTTAAATTTGTTGGATCGACTGTAATTTATTCGCACATGCAGGCTACGGGAATGGTAAATGACCACCTTGTTGATTGCTTCCGGTATCAGGAAGTTTAG
- a CDS encoding FAD/NAD(P)-binding oxidoreductase, with translation MKVVVLGAGISGHTAAAFLKKKLGKKHDVIVVSPSQYYQWIPSNIWVGVGRMSVDQVRFKLQKVYKRWGIDFRQAKATAIHPEGDTASDKPFVDIEYTSEDKRGETGKMEYDYLVNATGPKLNFGGTEGLGPGKNTVSVCSYDHAAHAWKELQESIEKMKKGEKQRFLIGTGHPMATCQGAAFEYALNIAFELKRRKLLHLAEITWISNEYEVGDFGMGGAFVKRGGYVTSTKVFTESVFAENNINWIKRAGVYKVDPGKVYYETLDGEEKTVEFDFAMLIPGFSGQPFKAFDKQGEDITAKIFAPNGFMKVDADYNPKPYEEWHINDWPQTYQSPVYPNMYATGIAFAPPHSISKPMKSPNGRAIFPAPPRTGMPSGVIGKIVAQNIAEGIKKGTFEHKHTANMGRMGAACIVSAGYSMTKGLGATMTVSPVVPDWEKYPEWGRNINSTVGEIGTAGHWIKLFLHYMFLHKAKGYPFWWLLPE, from the coding sequence ATGAAAGTAGTCGTTCTCGGCGCCGGAATCTCCGGACATACCGCAGCAGCATTTCTGAAAAAAAAGTTGGGTAAAAAACACGACGTAATTGTTGTATCTCCAAGCCAGTATTACCAATGGATCCCCTCGAATATTTGGGTGGGCGTTGGCCGAATGAGTGTAGATCAGGTGCGCTTTAAACTGCAAAAAGTGTATAAACGCTGGGGCATCGATTTTCGTCAGGCTAAAGCCACAGCAATTCACCCTGAAGGCGATACCGCGTCGGATAAGCCCTTTGTAGATATTGAATACACCTCGGAAGATAAACGTGGCGAAACCGGGAAAATGGAGTACGATTACCTGGTAAATGCCACCGGGCCCAAACTTAATTTTGGCGGTACCGAAGGTCTCGGGCCGGGCAAAAACACGGTTTCGGTATGTTCGTACGATCATGCTGCCCACGCCTGGAAAGAGCTACAGGAAAGCATCGAAAAAATGAAAAAGGGCGAAAAGCAACGTTTTCTCATTGGCACCGGTCACCCGATGGCTACCTGCCAGGGAGCGGCTTTTGAATATGCACTGAATATTGCTTTTGAGCTAAAACGACGCAAACTGTTACACCTGGCTGAAATTACCTGGATATCGAACGAATACGAGGTGGGCGATTTCGGAATGGGTGGCGCCTTTGTAAAACGTGGCGGTTATGTTACTTCCACCAAAGTTTTTACCGAATCGGTATTTGCCGAGAACAATATTAACTGGATAAAACGCGCCGGGGTTTATAAAGTAGATCCGGGAAAAGTCTATTACGAAACTCTTGATGGCGAAGAAAAAACCGTTGAGTTCGACTTTGCGATGCTCATCCCCGGTTTCTCGGGGCAGCCGTTTAAAGCTTTCGATAAACAAGGTGAAGACATTACTGCAAAAATTTTTGCACCCAACGGTTTTATGAAAGTGGATGCCGACTACAATCCAAAACCTTATGAGGAATGGCACATAAACGACTGGCCACAAACTTATCAGAGTCCGGTCTACCCGAATATGTATGCAACGGGCATTGCTTTTGCACCACCCCATTCGATTTCGAAACCAATGAAAAGTCCCAACGGAAGGGCAATCTTTCCGGCACCACCACGCACAGGAATGCCTTCGGGTGTTATAGGTAAAATTGTGGCGCAAAATATTGCCGAAGGAATTAAGAAGGGCACATTCGAACATAAACACACCGCCAATATGGGGCGTATGGGAGCCGCCTGTATTGTTTCGGCCGGTTACAGCATGACCAAAGGATTGGGTGCTACAATGACCGTTTCGCCGGTGGTTCCCGACTGGGAGAAATACCCGGAATGGGGCCGTAATATCAACTCAACCGTTGGAGAGATTGGTACAGCCGGGCACTGGATAAAACTATTTCTACACTACATGTTTCTGCACAAAGCCAAAGGTTATCCGTTTTGGTGGTTGTTGCCTGAGTAG